CATAAGATAAAGGCTGAAAACCACTTGGTTTTGTACACACAGGGTTGTTGGGTTTAATTAGTAGTGTTTGGTTATGAAGTATTTTTTTTTTTTTTTTGTCGATTAGGAAATAAAAGAAGATTACAAAGATTAGTCTCCACTACAACCACCACGGCATTATATCATGAATATTATGCCCTAAAACAGCTCATGAGTCTGCCACGAAATTCTATTCTTGCCAAACATGCTTGAAGGATACAGAGTCAAAGTTTTTGGAGAGATGAAGGATATCCACAACTAAGGGTTTTATATGCAAGGACAATGACTTGCTAAGTAGAACATCAAAAATAAACTTTAGAGTTACATTCAATGAAGAAGTTGTTAGATAATGATTGACAAATGAATTAAGCCTTGTCAAAGGGCTTTAGCTTCCGAAGAAAGCACATTAAAGAACCCAAAGTTTTTGGAGACTACAATGAGTGGGTGACTCAAATGGTTATGAACTACGAAACCAGCCGTCGCTTTGTGAGAAGAATGGACAAAACCATCAAAAGTAAGTTCAACAACATTTGAGGATGATAGAAAGGTCTAGCTGCTTTGGTGGAGCCGTGGAGGGGTAGATAGACATTGCTAATATAAGGCCTCGTTTGGTTGATGGAAATGAAATTGTTTTCTTGGTCTTTCCTATATACATAGGAAAGTAAATTTCCTACTAGTTTCCATATCAGATGTTTGGGAACGTCAGGAAAGTAACTACGAAATGTATTTTTTTTTTTTTCAATGTTTGGTTTATGCATGGATAGGAAAACAAGTAACATTAATTTACCAATTATATCCTTAATATTAAAATATAAAATATTCAAGATTCAAATATTTTGTGGATAATTTGGTAATAACATTTATCAAAATAATATTTGAAAGATGTAATTAATGTTGGGAAAGTATGAGGGAGATTGAATCTCATGATATGTGGGAGGATCCAATTTCCCATATATTTTCTCATATTGCAGTAAAGTTTTTTATTTTCTTAGGTATGCCAAACAAAGGAAATGAACAACTTTCCCTTCTTAACATTTCCAATCCGTGAACCAAATGAGGCCTAAGATGAAAGTGAAGTTGTGGAAGATAACAGCATTCCGAGACTTCCACATACTATGAGAGAGGTTGATATTCTAAATAAGAATGTTGGGATAAACGAATAGAGCTAAGTGAAGAATAAATGAAGAGTTAGGGTATAAAGGGAGTAATGGAAGATAAAAAAAGGTTTTAGGCTTGTTTTAAGAGTGGGCAATGAACAAAGAGATGGATCCTTCTACACTGTTACAAGTATGGCCAAGTACTAGAGATATATGGAGAAAAATAATGTAATCTTTGTTTAGGGCATGATAAAGTTTACGTATCCAAAAGAATTAAAATTTATTTAAAAGTTGGCCAAGTTTCAATTCAAAGTTCAAAACTAAGAGATAATGGAGCAATATCATGTGATTTTGATTCATCCTTCCTCTCTAGGTTGAAAATAGAGATAAAAAGAAGAATAATAAGGATGTCTACTTAGCATTTCAAGTATTTTAAAAAGTAAATTAGAATTGTATTAAGTAGCAGATGTCTAAAAAATAGCAAATTTAAAGGTCCAAGGTCCAACTAGAACTACCATTTTCCAAATAGTACATAGGAAGAAATAAGAATACAATATTATTATGGGAGGTATAAGCAATACAATAAATCTGGCGGGGCATATTACAGAAATTGCCGATTTCGCAGAGCCCAAAGCGGGAAGAACATAAGAAGAGAGCAGAGCTGACACACACCAACAAGAAGAGAAAAGACCCAACTTCTCCAGCAAGCTTTATTCCAATGTCTCGAGGCAAGGTAACCCAACTTCTCAACTATGCTTCTTCTCTTCAACCCACCACTAAATTCCATTACTTCTCCTTTCTACTCATTCCATATTGTTTTTGTTTGTTATAATTCTATTGCTACAATTCGGTTTGAGCCGTTTGGGTTCCTTCAATGCCTCAAACAGCAAATACCCTTCAACTAGAATCTGTCAATCTTATCTCTTATGTGGTACCATTAGTGTCTAGTCTCAAGGGTTTAGGGTTTTGAGCTGATATGATTGACTTGATCAGTTTCTATGAAGAGTTGACAAAAATAATAAAAATAACCTTTGTTTGATTGAATTTGACTTAGTTTTCCATGCATTGTGATTGCTTTGGTAAAGGAAATATCTGGGTTTTCTGGAAATTGGGAACTTGACTTGGTTTTCGGGTTTTAGTCTGAAGTTGGAGTTCTTTGGGTGCTTCATTGCCTTAAAAAAAAGAGGGCAAAAACCCTCAACTAAAGTATGTCAATCTAATTTAGTACTATCAGTTTCTCGTCTGTGAGTAGGGTTTAGGGGTTTAGGCTATACTATTGACTTGATCTGTTTCATGAAAAGTTTAGACAACCCTTTGTTTGAATGAATTGGATAAGTTTCCTCTAAGTGAAATGTGATTGCTTTGGTGACAGTAGAATCTGGGCTTCTGTCTGATGTGTGGTGAAAATTCGGTAATTGGCTCACTTTTCGGGTTTTTAATTGAAGTTGATTCTTGTTTTTTGTTTGTTGTTTATTTTGGGATTAGGATGGTACGGTTTTGGTTATTGATGTTGGCCCGTCGATGCATAAAGCTCTTCCGGAGATAGAGAGGCTTTGCTCCATGCTAGTGGAGAAGAAGGTGAGGCTACTTTGTAGTCAATGGTTGGTGGTTCAGAGCAATGCTAGTTTTGACAATGTTGCCTAAGTTGCTTGTTTCTTTGTATATTGCAGCTCATTTACAGCAAAAGTGATGAAGTGGGAGTTGTTTTGTTCGGAACAGAAGGTACCATTGCTGTTTTCTTAGAGCAATTAAATCATTGTACTTATATGTTGTTGCTATTTGTGTTTCAGTAATGCTATATGTATATACTAAATTCACTCCTTAGTTGCTGGCTGAAAGACACTCTGGTGTAACTATTTTGGGTAGGGTTAGTATGATGGTTCAATTTGGTTTCAGGCACTGAAAATGTTCTAACAAGGGAAGTGGGTGGATATGATCATATAACGGTCTTACAAGATATCAAGGTTGTTGATGAAGACCTTATTCAGGCTGTAGAGCAACTCCCACGAGGAACTCATAATGGTGATTGTATCCTTTTCTTCTCTAGTGTTTTCCGTGGTTCTACATCTGTGATTAGTCTAGTGTTCAAAACTAATATTGGCGATTCTTTTCTTGTCCTGCATCTTCTACACTAGACTTTTCCAGTGTTACACCTCTTGAGATTCAAAAATTACATTTTGGATGCATAATTACTAAAGGTTATGTGCACGAGATTGTTTCTTGAGATGCACTTTGGCAAGACAAGATGAGAAATTGTTTTAGGCAGGGAAGCATCCTGTAAGTAGACAGATAAACTTACAAGTGATAGATTATGTTCTTATTTAAATGTCCTTGGCACCCTTGACTGTTTGGTAGTTCTTGATGCTGTAATTGTTGGGATGGATATGCTGATAAAGAAATATGGAGAAACAAACAAAGGAAAGAAACGTCTTTGTCTATTTACGAATGCACACTACCCTACTAAAGCTCCACTAGAAGGAAGTAAAGAAGATCAAGTTATCGCCATTGCCGGACACATGAATACACAAGGCATGAGATTGGAAAGTATAGTCATAAGAGGAGGGCTTACTGGGGAAGCAAAGAAAAGTATAATGGATGAGAATGATCATCTATTGGATATATTCTCAAAGAGAACATGTGCGAAGTTAGTACATGTCGAGACTCCAACCTCATTGCTAGGTGCTCTTAGAACTCGAAAAGTTTCTCCTGTTACAATATTCAGGGGAGATCTTGAGCTGACCCCCAAAATGAAGATTAAGGTGAGATTCTTTTGAGTTATTTCCAAGTTTCTCAATCATCATTTTTTTTTTTTGCATAACATTGTTCGTTGCTACTATTAATGTTCTTGATGTCAGTCTTGAATCAATAGCGTCTTTTATTATTGGTGTCCTTGTCTCATCACTTGATGTTGATTCTTGAATGTATTAAGTAGTCCCTTTTATATTACTTTTGTGCTGGTTTTCTGAATAAACCAAAAGTATTATGGCATAAAAGTTTCTTTTAATGCATCTTCTGTACACCTCTAATGTTATTAGGTATGGGTTTACAAGAAAACATCGGAAGACAAGTTTCCCACTCTGAAGAAATATTCTGATAGAGCCGCACCAACGGATAAATATGCAACACACGAAGTTAAGGTGGAATTTGAGTATAAGAGTGCTGAAGACCTGAGTAAAGTCGTACCTCCAGAACAGAGAATTAAAGGTTATCGTTATGGACCTCAAGTAATTCCCATATCATCTGCTGAATGGGATGCCGTCAAGTTCAAACCAGAAAAAAGTGTGAAACTTCTGGGATTTTCTGATGCTCAAAACATACTGCGGTAAAGTTGTGTCCATTCAATTCGTATACATATAGCTAGGTTTCACATATCAGTTGAAGTTATAATAATGTGCTTCCTTTTCTTTTTGGGGTTTCTTCCCTGTTCATACACGTACATCAAAGACACTATTACATGAAAGATGTCAACATTTTCATTCCTGAACCGGGTAATACAAAGGCCATTATTGCTGTTTCTGCCTTGGCACGAGCAATGAAAGACATGAATAAGGTGGCAATCGTGCGTTGTGTTTGGAGACAAGGACAAGCAAGTGTTGTTGTGGGGGCCTTGATACCCAATGTATCTGACAACGATAATATTGTGAGTGTTAAACATGAAGTTTCACAGCATGCTTTCTTGAAGCATCTCTTATTTCATGGTTTCGATATTAATGTCGCATGCTTTTTTGTTATTGGTGGGCAGCCTGATTCTTTTTACTTCAACGTACTCCCTTTTACTGAGGACATTCGAGAATTTCAGTTCCCGTCTTTCAATAATTTCCCAGCAGCATGGCAACCAAATGAACAGCAGCAAGAGGCTGCTGATGACTTCGTGAGGATGTTTGATCTTGCACCACCTGGGAAACAGGAGATTCTGCCTCCTGACTTAACACCGAATCCTGTTCTTGAGGTATTCAATCATGCAATTTTGCCCATCTTCAGGTGTCATTTTTTTTTTTTACGAAAATGTTAGACTCTAAAGGCCATGAAGTAGGATGTTTTTACAACTGTCTGAAAGGCAGATGTGCAAAGCTCACATGTATATGATAATCTTCATGTTCTTTTTGCCCTCAATGGTCCTTAAGTTGAATTCATAGCTGACTAATAACTTCTTGTTTCTAGCGGTTTTTCCGTCATCTCGAGTTAAAGTCAAGGGACCCAGACACAGCTGTACCTCCAATTGATGAAACTCTCAGGAAGATTAGTGAACCAGATAAGGAACTGATTGCTGCAAACAAGTCTGTTATTGATGCATTTCGTAGTCGTTTTGAAGTCAAAGAAAACCCAAAGGTCATCAATCATTATGCTGTACCTCTGAAAGCAATTTATGTTCTTATTATACTTTCTCCTCCATTTTTCTAGTCGGAAGGCTGCGGTTGTTTGAGTTTTTGCATTTTTTGTGTCTTGGCCTAGGGTTATCTCTTTCTTAGGTTAGTCCTGTTATGGTCTTCTGAGGTTATGTCTCGCCTCCTTTAGCTAGTGTGAACCTCTTGTCCACCGCTTTCGTTTCCTTTTTTTTTTACTGTTTTATTCTTCGTAAAAGGTTGTTTCTATTTGAAATAAATAAATGAGTTATGTTATTCTTTTTACATTCTTTCAATCGGAACTCAAGTTTTAAATGTAACTGGTTTGCAGCTGAAGAAATCAAGTAGGCGACTATTGAAAGAAAAACCATCTGCGTCCGATGAAAGAGAGGATCATATGGACATTTCTGATCAACCCAACTCCAACGAACATACATCTGGAATTAAGGTTACAACAATCGGGGATTCTGCTCCTGTCCAGGATTTTGAGGCTATGATGTCCCGTAGAGATAGCCCAGAATGGGTTGGTAAAGCCATCAAGGATATGAAAAACAAAATACACGACTTAGTAGAGGACTCTCACGAAGGGGATAACTATCCTAAAGCACTTGAATGTTTAATAGCGCTCCGGAAGGGTTGTATTCTAGAGCAAGTATGTGTTTCTGTCTCTTTCTCTGCTTGTCATCTGAATTCTAGAAGTAAAACATAGAGGCAGACTTAAGTACCAGAAAGTGATATATATCAATTTCTTTTGCTTTTATAATATCATCTCAGTATAATGAGTAAAATTCATAGCCTTTATATTGCCTCCATACATTAGAAAAATTGATAAAAATTTCCCTAGAAATCATTGAAGTAGATGATCATCAACTAAAAGCGGTGTAACAAGTAATCAGCTAAAATAATGATCTCTAAATATTAGGCTATATATGGCCTGTATCAACCACATTTCTGTTTTATGAGAATAGTTTACACTTTTTGTTCAGTTTCATATTATTATTATTATTATTATTATTATTATTATTATTATTATTATTATTATTTCGACATTCTGAGTTAAACGTTAAGATTCTCCTTCGCAGGAACCAAACAAGTTCAATGATTTTCTGCGGTCTCTATGCAAATTCTGCCAGGATAAATACCTAAGCAGTTTCTGTGAATTTCTTGCAACCAAAGAACTCACCCTGATTCCCAAGACAGAAGCTATAGACAGGTTACACATTCTATGCTCTTCCCTGCCCAGAAAGTGCTCAGTTTCAAGTCATAAGTCATAGATTAATCTTGTATCTCTCATTTCCTTCATTGACCACTAACTGGAATTTTGGTTTCTTTATGTTACCTTAAGCAGTGAAGTTACAGATGCTGAAGCTAGAAGCTTTCTGGTCAAATCAGAGCCAAAGTTAGAATGAATGTTGCAGTGCTGAAAATGGTATAGATCTACTGGAATATTGATGTCAAATTTTGTTATATGTGGCTTCATCTGTGAATATTTTGGAAGTATGTATAGAAATGCGGAAACATGATATGTACTTGTATCTTGCTACTCTATTGCTTTTCTAATCAGAAGCCCCTACACTTCTCTGTCATTAGCAGGTTTTTTAGTCATGGCTTTCACAAAATCGCAGTGATATTACTTCTGTTGATTTCAATTAGTGTCTGAAGATTAATATTATTCTTCAAGAATGACATGTCAATGATGTCATACCTAGTCCTGGGAGATATAAGGTTCTACTTGCTGTTACTGGGGTCTAGGAACTGGGTTGCCCAAAATGAACTGGAGTGTGTTTTGATCTTATTACTTGCTAGACCTTAACAAGGCATCAGTACATAAGAATCTAAACCACGCATTGTGGATACACATACACCAACCCCTCCCATTGCCCTCAGGCTTGTCACCAGTTCTTTGTTTTGTGACGGTAATCATAAAAGTTACTTTCCAACTCTACTGTATTTTAGCCAAAAACCTCTAGTATTTTGGCGACTACATTGAAATTAACAATTTTTATCTTTCAATTGAAAAAGAAAAAGAAAAAGAAGAACAGTAGTCCACACCGTCACTAACTGACCAAATAAAATTTGCTCAATCACTCATAGATTTAAATGAGATGAATCAGTTGCTTTGCGATTGTTTTTGGTCATACCTAAGCAATTCCTTTATCTCCAGTACCCACTGTTGCCAATGCAGATTAGTTTTCAGTATCGATCAGATTCTTATTGAAGGGCCAACTCATTTTTTCAAATCGTATATTATCTTCGGACCATTAACTCTAATTTCTCGTTTGTTCACGGATTTGACATGCAAGTATTACCTTATTCATGTTTAGTATTACCTTATTCATGTTTGGTAATGCAAAATAGGGAAAATGATAAATGATTCTTAAGTGATAAATGAGGTATTAACTTGGAATGCTTGTAGGGAAGATGAAAAGGTATGGCAAATCTGCTGGTATTGTATTGGGGTTGGCGGCATCAGCAGTTCATTATTTGGATTCGGAGTGTAATCTAGGTGTAGGATTTCTTTACTAGCATGTAAAGTTGCTTATCCTTTTGTTCATCATCTGTCAATATAAATACCTCCTCAGAGGAATCAAATGAAATCATCGAGAAGTATCTCGAAACTCTATTTCGATAAGATTTGATCAAGGAAAGAGATAGGAGCTATTAGCAGTCTTCGTGCGGTCTTGCGGATGTACTAGACGCTATCCTAACTTTGTTGCCTCTAAACAAGTTGAGCAGACTAGCATCCAAACACCAATATGTTATGCGGTTCAATGAATAAACAGAAGGCCAAAAAGCTCTGCTCTGTAGGATCCCATATCTATTACATAGTGTTGAGGCTGTGGCTACAAACTCACATTTCAAAACTCCCGACTTTGCTGTCATTTTCTCTAGAGTAGCCAACAACGGTGGGATTAATCAATCAGTGAACTTTCAACAACTCGACATCATATACCAACCATGAGTTTGGTGGTATATTTTTACCATCTCCTTTACTCCCATAACTGCAAAATATTTTAGACAAAGAAGTGAGATTAGAAAGAAAGAAATGCAAAAAGAACATTCAGACAAAGTTTCCAATAACATACGTCATTGAAGGTGGGATAACAAGTCTTCGTTTGCCACCGACTCGCATGCCTGAGAATCATTCATGTGTATCATTCACAAATAACAAAGATAGAATATAAACAAAAGCATGAATGTAAGAACAGATATCCAATTACAAACTTAGAAGCAAGTTCTGTAGTCATTACCATCGATACCAGCATCCAAACCCTCTATAACTCTTCCCCGACCTGCAAGAAGCAGTATATATGTATAAATAAAGTAGCGACAAAAACTTAGTAAGAGTGCTGTATCTCCATATGGTTACCTAAGCGGAACTTTGAAGGAGCACTGCCATCCCGCAACTCAACTACTCCTCCATTCTCTTTCAACTTGCCAACATAATGAACAGTGATCTGAAATCAAACAGACTACTTCTTAATCTTTTCTGTAGCAGAAATGTCCAAGGTCGACTACAATCATCCATTCATATGCTCCAGCCACACAAACAACATTAAAATTAATGTCGATTAGAACAAATACAGAGCACATGCCTTTTTCCCAGAGGTCGCAACTTTGCCATCCGGTTCTCCTGCTTCTAACTCCTCGATGTGTAATCCACTGGGGAAGGTTCTAACTTCAGATGATTTAGCATTGACATTATTGGCCTCATTCTTCACGGAAGATGTGATTTTCTCTTCTACTGACAAGAGAGCTATATCTGTGTTCACAGTTTCTCCATGTGAATGGGTCTTGCTTTTCTTCTTCTTCTTCTTCTTTTTGACTATGTTTTCATCAGGTTCATCAACAAATTTATGGGAGTCATGGCCAAAAATCCTGAAAAAAATGAAGGTGGAAATTTTGTACTTAATCAGATAACAAAATTGTTACAAAATCTCACACGGGCAAGCAAGCACATATACTTATACAATCTATACTTCTAGCAGAGATCTTGCAATTGTTTGCTGAGGGAGATTCTCAACTGCCTATTACCCATGTAAAAGACGATATGAACAAAAAATAAATGACAATCGTGACCTAGGTAGTGATTGCATCATTTTGGGAAGATGAAAAATTTGTGCGTGCACGTGTTTACAAGGGAGTGTCAAAGAATGCCCTCAGTGGCTCAGTGCATCTATGCATATGCAAAGGGGCTTAATGGATGTGCATATTACAACTCTTTTCATGCTATTTCCCAGACCATGCTGGGACCAGACTAATATATCTTGTGACATTGAGACAAACCTGAAGTAAGAGATTATGTTCTTTATTTATATAAAAAAAGAGTTTCAAAAGAACACAACAATACTCACTCATCCTTGGCTGACTTCTGATTTTGTTCACTTTTGACTGGTGGATCCAAGCAGAGGTTTCCCTTTGCCTCATTCTCTTGTACATCATTACCAGGGTTAGTACAGATAACCTCAGCTGTTTTCTCCTCCACCCGCTTCTTCCTTTTCTTCTTCGGTTTATCACTGTTTCCAGGGCCAACCTCCGTGGAAGGCAATGATAAGTTATCTGGCATTTCAGCTCTGCTGCTCAAGCACATATAATGAAAATCAATCAAGACCAAAAAACATCATCTTCACTAAATTCTTGAGCCATACAGTATCATGAGTTAGAATATACCAAATATAAGGCAAAGGAAGAAAAAAGACTCACCTATGGTTTACCGCAGTCAGTTGTCCATTGTGACTCCTATTTTCAGCTTTTTCCTCAATTTTCTGGGGTCCATCCTCTTTTTTAAGGACATCAGCTTCAAGTTTTTTCTCCTCCTGCAACGGTTCTTTTCTTTTCCTTTTTGGCTTTCCCCCATTTTCAAGGTCTACTTTGGAAGACGGATCAACTGGCACGTCCAATTGCCTGCAGTTAAAGCCACTGAAACATTGATCAATAATTCAACAGATCAATTGAATTTTATAAAAAGAAACTCCCCTAGTGGTGATATGTATTGACATCTTAAAGCAGGCCAATAACAAACCTATCAGCATTTCTTGAGGGAAAATTTGAGAAACAGTTCCCTTGAGTAACATTCCCTTGTCTATCAGTTAAGCGGGAGAAATACCTTTTCATCTGACCATCTACAAGTACATCATCAGCATGTCTAATTGATTCAGTAGCAAAATCATCCACTGCCTTCTCGTTGCTGGTATCAACAGTTCCTTTGTCAATTTTTTCTTCCCTTTCCTGTGTTGCATTCTCATTGGTGGATAATTTTGTCTTGAACAAAGAGGAACTTGGGCGATTGTCATCATTCTCGTTTTCACATTCCCTGTCTGAATCACTTATTAGGTAAGTCTTTCTAAGTCGTCTGTGACGCGCCTTTCCCTTCTGAGGTTTCTTCTTAGCCAAAAACTCCTCTTCAGATCCAGAATCAGAATCTGCAGATACAAAAAAGTAAACAGCTTAAAACAATGTTGCAAAGTTTCACCAATGAGGTAACCTCAGGCACAAGTTGACTCAACAAAAACAAATATGGAAGCCAGTAACTTCAAGAAAAAGCGATGAAGAGATCGCAGAAGGCCACACTGGTTATATGCACCACTTATCCCAAGTTATTTGAACAATAACATATACTCTACAATACAGATAAATAGAGTGATGTAGAGCTGCTGTCATCGACTTTAATTTGAAATCATGTACACTCCAATTTGTGTATGATTCAGTAAAGCACATATTTTTTGTATTCCTACCTGTAGCATCAGATAAAGGAGTAGAGGGGAAGACTTCAGGATCACCATCATCAATGAAACTGTCATCATACTCTTCGTCTTCACTGTTAACAGATCTCTGTGTTTCTGAGTCAGCAATATCTTCTCCAAAGGATTCTCTAGACATTGTTGTAAAGGAAAAATAAAGAGCCTCATTCATGATGATGGAAGTGTTCAAAACTCAAACCACCTATGTGACTGTAGGAAAACTGAGGATGGGAGGTGAAATTGTTCTGTAGCAATGATCTCTGAGAGAAATAAATCTTGACATTATCCAGACAATAGAAGACTATTAGCCTCTTGGATCCCCATCTGTTGAAATGTATACAACCAACAAATCCCATACCATTTTTTTTTCTTTACTGAGCAACTAATTCATTGTGAAACAGAAACTAAGAC
Above is a window of Fragaria vesca subsp. vesca linkage group LG7, FraVesHawaii_1.0, whole genome shotgun sequence DNA encoding:
- the LOC101293430 gene encoding ATP-dependent DNA helicase 2 subunit KU80-like translates to MSRGKDGTVLVIDVGPSMHKALPEIERLCSMLVEKKLIYSKSDEVGVVLFGTEGTENVLTREVGGYDHITVLQDIKVVDEDLIQAVEQLPRGTHNGDFLDAVIVGMDMLIKKYGETNKGKKRLCLFTNAHYPTKAPLEGSKEDQVIAIAGHMNTQGMRLESIVIRGGLTGEAKKSIMDENDHLLDIFSKRTCAKLVHVETPTSLLGALRTRKVSPVTIFRGDLELTPKMKIKVWVYKKTSEDKFPTLKKYSDRAAPTDKYATHEVKVEFEYKSAEDLSKVVPPEQRIKGYRYGPQVIPISSAEWDAVKFKPEKSVKLLGFSDAQNILRHYYMKDVNIFIPEPGNTKAIIAVSALARAMKDMNKVAIVRCVWRQGQASVVVGALIPNVSDNDNIPDSFYFNVLPFTEDIREFQFPSFNNFPAAWQPNEQQQEAADDFVRMFDLAPPGKQEILPPDLTPNPVLERFFRHLELKSRDPDTAVPPIDETLRKISEPDKELIAANKSVIDAFRSRFEVKENPKLKKSSRRLLKEKPSASDEREDHMDISDQPNSNEHTSGIKVTTIGDSAPVQDFEAMMSRRDSPEWVGKAIKDMKNKIHDLVEDSHEGDNYPKALECLIALRKGCILEQEPNKFNDFLRSLCKFCQDKYLSSFCEFLATKELTLIPKTEAIDSEVTDAEARSFLVKSEPKLE
- the LOC101293718 gene encoding peptidyl-prolyl cis-trans isomerase FKBP43-like, with translation MAFWGIEVKPGKPFTHKPGDSNGRLHISMATLGLGAATKRSILQCNVGNKSPVYLCCLNPEKNECLQLHLEFDEADEVMFSVLGPRSVHLAGYYLGGHRPYNPDESESFGEDIADSETQRSVNSEDEEYDDSFIDDGDPEVFPSTPLSDATDSDSGSEEEFLAKKKPQKGKARHRRLRKTYLISDSDRECENENDDNRPSSSLFKTKLSTNENATQEREEKIDKGTVDTSNEKAVDDFATESIRHADDVLVDGQMKRQLDVPVDPSSKVDLENGGKPKRKRKEPLQEEKKLEADVLKKEDGPQKIEEKAENRSHNGQLTAVNHSRAEMPDNLSLPSTEVGPGNSDKPKKKRKKRVEEKTAEVICTNPGNDVQENEAKGNLCLDPPVKSEQNQKSAKDEIFGHDSHKFVDEPDENIVKKKKKKKKSKTHSHGETVNTDIALLSVEEKITSSVKNEANNVNAKSSEVRTFPSGLHIEELEAGEPDGKVATSGKKITVHYVGKLKENGGVVELRDGSAPSKFRLGRGRVIEGLDAGIDGMRVGGKRRLVIPPSMTYGSKGDGKNIPPNSWLVYDVELLKVH